TCGGCCGTGTAGGATCCGGTCCAAATCATTCCAGTACCAGTTGCTTCCAAGCGTTGTTCCCCCATTCCTTAGTGTCCCTGTACGTCCGAGTCGACGCCGGCATCAGGCCCGGAGTCGAGGGTCTGCAACCTTAGGAGATCGTCCTGGTCCAGTTCGAAGTCGAAGACATCAAGGTTCTCCTGCATACGCTGCGGATTTGAAGTCTTGGGGATGGCCACCAGGCCCTGCTGGACGTGCCAGCGGAGAACCACCTGGCCGGGGGACTTTCCATACTTGTTGCCGATTCCTGCCAGTACGGGTGCATTAAGGAGATCGCTGCTGGCGCCCAAGGGACTGTAGGACTCCGTGACAATGCCGTGCTGCCTATTGAATGCGATGGCAACGGGGCGGGGGATGGAGGGACTGACCTGGATCTGGTTGACAGCCGGCACGACGTCCGTTTCCCGGAACAGGCGTTCCAGGTGCGCTGGCTTGAAATTGGAAACGCCGATGGAACGTACCTTGCCCGAGGCCTGCAGTTCCTCGAAGGTCTTCCACGTGGAGACGAACTCGTCGCGGCGGGGGAGTGGCCAGTGGATCAGCAGCAGGTCAACGTAGTCCAGCCCCAGGCGTTGCAGCGAGCCATCGAGCCCCGCCACCGCCTTGCCCGAGCCTTGGAACTCACCGTCGAGCTTGGTAGTAATGAAGAGCTCGCCCCGGTCCACACCGCAGGCGCGGATACCGTTGCCGACTCCCTTCTCATTCCCGTATTTGACCGCCGTATCAATGTGCCGGTAGCCGCAGGAAACAGCCTCCACCACGGCATCGGCAACCTGGGCATCATCCAGGGGCCACGTACCCAAGCCCAGTTGCGGGATCTTGTAGCCGTCGTTGAGTTCGATGAGCGGGGCAGGTGTCATGGGCTTGATCTCCTCTATTCCATGAAACTCGACGGGCGGGTCTCTTTGCTGTTCTACGCTGGCCATTGACTGCTTGGCAACAGCTACCGCCGCGACCAGTCGTAGAGCCGATCGCTCAACTCCATGAAGTCTTCCGCCAGCACCTGCAGTCCGGGATGCTGATCGTGCCAGTCCACGATTTCCCTCGCACCGTCGGCGAACGGGATGGTTGCCGTGAAGTCGGGCACGAGTGCCTTGATCTTGGAGTTATCGAACACTACCGAGTGTGGTCGCCCAGGAGGTTGGGGCCGAGTTCTTTGTGATGGGCGGCAATGGTCTCGGAGGAAACATGAAACAGCTCCGGATCAGGAACTCCGGCTGCCCGGGCGAATAGGCGGTAGATCTGGTTCCACGGCAGAAACTCGTCCGAGGTGATGGTGTAGCTCTCTCCGACAGCCTGCGGCCGTCCCAGGATCCCAACGAAAGCCTTGGCGAAATCGCGGCTATGGGTCAGTGTCCAGAGCGAGGTCCCGTCCCCATGAACCAGCACCGGCATTCCCGCACGCATACGGTGGATGTCGGTCCAACCTCCCACCATGGCGATCTTGGTCCGGTCGTAGGTGTGGGATGGCCGGACCACCGTCACAGGGAAGTCCTGCTCCCGGTATGCCTCAAACAGCAACTCCTCGCAGGCAATCTTGTCCTGCGAGTACTTCCAAAACGGATTCTTCAGCGGAGTCGATTCCCTGATGGGCAGGGTTGTGGGTGGCTTTTGGTACGCCGACGCGGAACTGATGAAAACGTACTGGCCGGTCCTTCCCTGGAACAGCTCCAAGCCCGCCCGCGCGTGATCCGGGGTGAACGAGATGAAGTCCGCGACGGCGTCGTACTCCCTTCCGCGAACCACCTCCCGCACAGCCCCGCTGTCCCGGATGTCTGCATGCAGTACCTCGGCGCCCTCGGGAACCGGCCGCCCGGCTGACCGTCCCCTGTTGAGGATGGTCAGCCGGTGGCCCAGGGCGACGGCGCGTTCAGCCGCCGCCGCACTGATGACCCCGGTCCCGCCGATGAACAGTATGTTCCGCGGCGAGACGGTGTCCGCTTGTGGGAGGAGGCTGCTCACCAGGCGTAGTCCTCCGGGGCGGGGCGGTGTCCCGGGAAAATGTCGTCCAGCCGCTTGAGGGCATCCTCGTTGAGGGTTACATCCAGGGCGCGGATTGCAGCATCCAATTGCTCCTGCGTGCGCGGTCCAACGATCGGCGCCGTCACGGCAGGCTGATGAAGAAGCCAAGCCAAGGCGACATCGCCGGGTTTCTGCCCGAGTTCGTCCGCAAAATCCTCGTACTGACGGATCTGGTCCTCATGCTTGCGCAGCGTCTCCAGCGCACGGCCTTCCGTGCGGCGGACGCCCTGCTCCTCCTTCTTCAGCACCCCACCCAGCAAACCGCCCTGCAGGGGAGACCAAGGGATCAAGCCGAGTCCGTACTGCTGCGCGGCGGGAATGACTTCAAGCTCCAGTTCGCGCCGGAAGAGGTTATAGATGGACTGCTCGCTGACCAAGCCCGTGTAATTGCGCCTGCGGGCGGCTTCCTGGGCCTGGGCGATGTGCCAGCCCGCAAAATTGCTGCTTCCCGAATACAGGATCTTGCCCTGCTGCACGGCCACCTCAATCGCCTGCCAGATCTCATCCCACGGCGTCTGGCGGTCGATGTGATGGAACTGGTAGATGTCGATGTAGTCCGTCTGCAACCGCTTCAGGCTGGCGTCCAGGGCACGACGGATGTTCAGGGCGGAGAGCTTGGACTCATTGGGACGATCCGTCATGGTCCCGTACAGCTTGGTGGCCAACACCGTCCGTTCCCGGCGCTCGCCGCCCTTTGCGAACCAGCGCCCGATGATTTCCTCGGTCCAGCCCCGGTGACCCGAGCCGCCGTAGACGTTGGCGGTATCGAAGAAGTTAATGCCGGAATCCAGCGCGGAATCCATGATTGAGTGCGCGGTGGCCTCGTCAGTCTGCGGGCCGAAGTTCATGGTGCCCAGGCAGAGACGGGAGACTTTAAGGCCGGAACGGCCAAGGTGGGTGTACTGCATGTTCTTGTCCTTTGTTTAGAACTGCGTAGGGGTATTTAGAACTGCGTAAAAGCCGCGACGGCGGGATCGGAACCTATGCGCGCTCCGGCCTCCAGTGCCGTGATGGCGGCCAGTTCGGATTGGGTGAGGGTGAGGTCGGCGGCTGCGAGGTTTTCGCGCATCCTGGCTGAGTCCGCGGACTTGGGGATCACGATTGTTCCCTGTGCGAGGTGCCAGGCCAGGATCACCTGTGCTGGGGTGGTTTCATGTGCCGCAGCCACCAGGGCCACCACCTCGGCGTTCAGGTCCTTGCCCTGTCCCAGGGGGCTGTAGGCCTCCACGGCGATGCTGAGATCGCGGCACTTGTTTGCCAGATCGCCCTGTTGGTACGTGGGGTGAAGCTCGATCTGGTTGACGGCCGGCACTATGTCCGCTTCCCGCAGCAAGGTATCCAGGTGGTCCGCAAGGAAGTTGGAAACGCCGATGGCCCGGATCTGCTTGTCCTGGTAGAGCTTCTCCATCTCCTTCCAAGCCTGGGTGTACAGCCCCTGCGAAGGGACGGGCCAGTGGATCAGGTACAGGTCCACTGCTTCCAGGCCAAGTGCGTCGCGGCTGCGCTGGAAAGCATCGTAGGCCTCGCCTTGCTCGCCGTTCCGGAGCTTGGTGGTAATGAAAAGGTCTTCCCTGGGAAGGCCCGAAGCGGCGATGGCTGCGCCCACACCTGCCTCGTTACGGTAGGCGGCCGCGGTATCGATGTGCCGGTAGCCTGCCTCCAGAGCGTCCTCCACCACCTTCTGTGTTTCTTCCGGAGGCACCTGGAAAACGCCGAATCCGAGCTGGGGAATGGTGACGCCGTTGTTTAGGGTCAGCTCTGGCATGAGGTCTCCTTAGAGGTAGATATTTCTGGGCCTGGCCGCTGCTTCCTGTGGGTTCGGCTGTGTGCGCCGGTTGCCAGAAAGCGTTTTCGGGAGGCTCTGTACTGAGCCTATTCAGTTTTCGTGGCAGAGTCAGCAATCCAGCCTGATCCTGTTTTTCCTAGGTCTGATAGTCCTACCCAAAATGGTGGGTCTGCTCTGGTCCTGCCGGCTGCGATAACGGCAGAATGGACGAATGGGTCAAAGTGCCGAGTTCGGAAAATTCCTCAAAGTCATGCGTGCCCGCCTCTCGCCCGAGGACGCCGGGGCTCCGGACTCCAGCGGCTCCCGCAGGGTTCCGGGCCTCCGCCGCGAAGAGGTGGCGAGGCTATCCGGCGTGAGCACCGACTACTACACGCGCCTGGAGCAAGGCCGGAACATCCACCCCTCCAAGGCTGTCCTGGAGTCTGTAGCAAGGGCACTGCGCCTGGACGCGGGGGAGCAGGCACACATGATGGACCTTCTGGAGCACTGCGCCAGCTCGGCCGGTAATCCCGGCCCAGCCCAAAAGGTGCGCCCTGCCTTGCGGCAGCTGCTGGACGCCGTCGGGGATGTTCCGGCGATGGTCCTGGGACGACGCGCAGACGTATTGGCCGGAAACCGGATGGCGCACCTGCTTTTCACGGACTTCCCATCACTGCCCGCCGCTGAACGGAACCTCACCCGGTGGATCATTCTGGATCCTGCAGCCAAGGACCTTTTCAGGGACTGGAAGACCGTTGCCGCCGAGGCAGTGGGGGCATTGCGGATGGATGTCGGCCGGCACCCCAACGATCCCCAGACCAACCAGCTCGTGGGCGAACTAGCGGTGCACAGTGAGCATTTCCGCCAATGGTGGGCCGGGCACCGGGTGGCCTCGCGCTCAGCCGGCACAGTGAGGTTGCACCACGCGATTGTCGGTGACCTCGAATTGAACTTTGAGACGCTGAGTCTCCCGGACGATCCCGACCAGCTCCTGCGGGTGTATTCCGCAAAGGTGGGCTCGGCGTCGTCGGACGCCCTGACGCTGCTCAGCAGCTTTGGGGAGGTTGGCGCTGAGCCTGTTTCTGCACCCGAACCTGCCCGCCGGGATGACAGTTAACGCCCATATTTTTGGGAAACATGGGCGTTAACTGTCATCCCGCGGAGGGATTAGCGCTCCAAACGGAAGCCAAGCTTGATGGTTACCTGCCAATCGGCAATTGCGCCGTCCTCCAGGTGGCCGCGGATCTCCTTCACCTCGAACCAGTCGAGGTTACGCAAGGTCTGGGCGGCTGCGGCGATGCCATTCCTGACGGCCGCATCGACGCCCTCGGAAGAAGTGCCAACAATTTCGGAAACGCTATATGTGTGGTCAGCCATGGTGCTCCTCATCATCGTCCCTGAATCTTGAAAATGCTGGCCCGCTCGGCAGGCCGTTCATGCAGACTAGCCCACGGACGTCCGTGCGGGCCAGAGGTCCGGCGGGCTCAGCTTTCGCGCCATTCATTGCCCGTGATGTGCGATCCCGCATGCGGTCCCATCTGGAGCATTCCACCGTCCACAGGCCACGAGGCGCCAGTGACGTAGCTGGAATCCGGGGAAGCCAGGAAAGCGATAACCGCCGCAATTTCGCGTGCGTCACCGGGACGGCCAAGCGGCACGCCCGGCCGTTCCTTCTGCCTTGGGTCCTCGTCCGTTTGCCCCGTCATGGGTGTTGCGATCTCGCCGGGCGCAACGTTGTTGGCAGTAATGCCGAACTCCGCGAGCTCCAGCGCCATGGTCTTGATGAGCCCGCCAAGCCCGTGCTTCGAGGCGTCGTAGGCAGAGGCTCCAACGCGCGGCTGGAACTCGTGGACGCTGGTGACAGCGATGATGCGTCCGCCGCGGCCAGCGCAACGGCCGTGGCGCGGCCTATGCCTGAGTCTGATCCTGTGACGATGGCGGTTTGCGGGGAAAACGATGCATCGCTCATGTCCTTGCCTTTCGGTCGCGTGGTGGTTCCGACGACTAATCCCTACCCGGACACACCCGACCGTAAACACCTGGCGGGAAGATGCCCGTTCTTCCCGCATCCCCGCGGCAGATCATTAGGGCGTGTAGATTCTTAGCTGCAGCACCAGTGAATTCCCACAACCAGGAGTACTCATGTCAGAAGTTATTGTTGTCGGCGTTGACAGCAGCGAAACGGCCAAACGCGCAGCAGTGGCAGCAGCGAAGCTCGCCACAGCCCTTGGCGCCGAGCTGCACGTCATCAGCGGGTTCTCCGATGACCGCATTGAAGAATTTGGCAGTGGCAGCGACCGCATCACGGTTTCTTCGGCGGACTCTGCAGAATACGTAGCCCGTAAGGTCTCTGAGGAACTTGATGTTCCCAGCGGTAACATCAAGTACTTCGCAGCCCGTGGTACGCCAGCCAACGCGCTCATCAACTACGCCGAGACCAACAACGCCTCGTTGATCGTTGTGGGCAACAAGCGGATGAAGGGCATTGGCCGTGTTCTGGGCAGCATCGCCAACAGCGTGGCACATGGCGCTCCGTGCGACGTCTACATCGTGAACACGGACGTGGACGCGTAGCCCCTCCCATGTAGAGGACAGCACTTGTCGCTCTGAGCACGCGTAGCGACAAGTGCTGTCCCTCAGTTGGGTTTCGCCTCCAGGACGTACGTCTTCAGGTCGTCCAAGGTTTGCTGCATGTGGGCGTCCATGGCCAGCCGTGCCTCCTGTGGATTCCGTGACTCCAGGGCCGCCGCGATCTTCCGGTGATGGCCGATTGCGTGCTCCTGGATTTCCGGGAATGCCGAGGTCTGGGCGCGGCGGGCCTCGAGCACGCGGTGCAGCGGCTCGAACAGCACGGCTACGAAGACGTTGCCGGAGGCGTGGAGGATGACATCGTGGAAGGCAAGATCGGCTTCCACAAAGGCGGCAACGTCATTAACTTCGTGGGCCGAGTGCATTTTTTCCACGTGTTCTTTGAGCGTTATCAGCTCGTCGTCCGAGATGCGTTCCGCGGCGAGTTCACAAGCGCCCGTCTCGAGCATGCGGCGTAGCTCGATTAGCTGCACGGCGGCAGCCGCGTCTTTGGTTCCTTCGGATGCCGCACGCAGGACGGCCTCCAGGGATGCCCACTGGTTCAGGGGGTTAACGAACGTACCGCGGCCGCGTTCCACGCTGAGGATCCGCTGGGCCTCAAGTGTTTTCATGGCTTCGCGCACGGTCATGCGGCTCACCTCGTGCCGGGCGCTGAGCTCCAGTTCGCCCGGGACAATCGTTCCTGGCGGAAATTCGCCCGCGATGATCCGATCCAGCAGCTCATCAGCAACTACGCCGACCAGCGACTTGCGTGCCATGTATCCCCATTTCCTGTATTTCAGACCGTCCGGTGCCTCGTGGATGTTTTCCTTCAGGCACAGATGGTTGCCAGACATCTTACGCTGGCGGTGGCCAGCTCTCTTTCCAAAATTCATGCAACGTCTTGGCGCATTCGTCTGGCTGCTCCCAGTGGACGTTGTGTCCGGCGTTGGGAATCGCCTTCAAGCTCCGCGTTGGACTGGCCTCCACGAACGCGGTCATCTGCTCGAGGGACCGCACGCGGTCCCCGGTTCCGGCCAGCACCAGCAGCGGCGCATGGACACGCGCGGGTACTGAAGGTTCGACGCCGGTGGTAGCCGCCCAGGCGCTGGCGGCCAGGATCGGGAACGGCGTATCGAACCCTTTGCTGAGCCGCTCCATGTCTTCCGCGGACAGTTGCCCGTACCAGGCGTTCATGAGCTTCAGCTTGGTATCGGCGTCGAAGAATCCCTGCTCCAACTGTGACAGCAGGAGGTTCTTGAAGGCCTCGTTCGGTGGCGCCGGAACCATTCCTACCAGCGTCACTGTTGCCACTAGTCCTGGATGCTTTGCTGCCAGGGTCAGTGAGACGCTGCCGCCCATGGAGTGCCCCACCACGTGCACCGGACCGTCAGTCCGCGCCTGAACTGCGGCGGCCACGGAAGCGGCAGCAGAGTCCAGCGTCCACTCGAAGTCCGTCGGCAGTTGCTCGCCTGGGTGGTACCCCGGGAGGTCGAGGATCCAAACTTCGCGTCCGGCGTCGAGCAGTAACTTCGCTAACGGCTGCCAGTACACGGATCCCGAAGCCCAGCCGTGGATGAGCACGGCTGGAAGCTGATCGCCGGCAGTGTCCGCGGGTGACCGAACGTCTATGAAAGGGATCGGAACCACGCTGTTAGCCATGCGTCCAGCCTAGTGACGCGGGCCACCTTGCGCGGTGAAGAGGAGTGTGTCACACTGGCAATCAAATGTTAGATGTCTGACATCTTACATTCACTAAACCGCTAGACAGATTTCCCACGATGGAGTGCACCGTGACCCTTGAAGCAGACGTTCTGGCCGCTTTCCCGGCGGAGGTCCAGATTCCGGCTCAGTTGGTTGCCGACGCCGTTGCCGCGTCCTCGGCGACGTCCCCCCGAGTCCTGGTAGTCCTCGACGACGACCCCACCGGCACGCAGTCCGTCGCGGATCTCGCTGTCCTCACCCGTTGGGACGTCGCGGACTTCACCTGGGCCTTCACCCACATTCGCGAGAACCAGACCAAGCCCGCCGTCTACGTCCTCACCAACACCCGCAGCCTGGACCCGGCCGAAGCAGCAGCACGGAACGAGGAAATCGTTCGGAATGCACTGGCAGCAGCGGCCGGAAAGGTCAGCCTTGGCTTCGTCAGCCGCAGCGACTCCACCCTCCGCGGCCACTACCCCCTGGAACCGGACGTCATTGCCGCTACTGTGGCCGCCGAAACCGGTGAGGTCACCGACGGCGTCGTCATCGTCCCGGCATTCCCCGACGCCGGCAGGGTCACCATCGGCGGTGTGCACTACATGCGCGGCGATGCCGGCACCCTAACCCCAGTTGCCGAGACAGAATTCGCGAAGGACGCGTCCTTCGGTTTCGCCAACTCCGAGATGGCCAAGTACGTGGAGGAGAAGTCGCAGGGCCGGTTCCCCGCCAGCGATGTGATCGTCCTTGACCTCAACACCATCCGTGCCGGCGCATCGGCTCAGGAACCGGCCATCTCGGCGAAGGCCATCGCCGACGCCATTGAGTCGGCCACGAACTCCACGCCGATCGTGGCCGACATCGTCACC
This window of the Arthrobacter sp. StoSoilB5 genome carries:
- a CDS encoding aldo/keto reductase yields the protein MTPAPLIELNDGYKIPQLGLGTWPLDDAQVADAVVEAVSCGYRHIDTAVKYGNEKGVGNGIRACGVDRGELFITTKLDGEFQGSGKAVAGLDGSLQRLGLDYVDLLLIHWPLPRRDEFVSTWKTFEELQASGKVRSIGVSNFKPAHLERLFRETDVVPAVNQIQVSPSIPRPVAIAFNRQHGIVTESYSPLGASSDLLNAPVLAGIGNKYGKSPGQVVLRWHVQQGLVAIPKTSNPQRMQENLDVFDFELDQDDLLRLQTLDSGPDAGVDSDVQGH
- a CDS encoding aldo/keto reductase, coding for MQYTHLGRSGLKVSRLCLGTMNFGPQTDEATAHSIMDSALDSGINFFDTANVYGGSGHRGWTEEIIGRWFAKGGERRERTVLATKLYGTMTDRPNESKLSALNIRRALDASLKRLQTDYIDIYQFHHIDRQTPWDEIWQAIEVAVQQGKILYSGSSNFAGWHIAQAQEAARRRNYTGLVSEQSIYNLFRRELELEVIPAAQQYGLGLIPWSPLQGGLLGGVLKKEEQGVRRTEGRALETLRKHEDQIRQYEDFADELGQKPGDVALAWLLHQPAVTAPIVGPRTQEQLDAAIRALDVTLNEDALKRLDDIFPGHRPAPEDYAW
- a CDS encoding aldo/keto reductase: MPELTLNNGVTIPQLGFGVFQVPPEETQKVVEDALEAGYRHIDTAAAYRNEAGVGAAIAASGLPREDLFITTKLRNGEQGEAYDAFQRSRDALGLEAVDLYLIHWPVPSQGLYTQAWKEMEKLYQDKQIRAIGVSNFLADHLDTLLREADIVPAVNQIELHPTYQQGDLANKCRDLSIAVEAYSPLGQGKDLNAEVVALVAAAHETTPAQVILAWHLAQGTIVIPKSADSARMRENLAAADLTLTQSELAAITALEAGARIGSDPAVAAFTQF
- a CDS encoding helix-turn-helix transcriptional regulator, which produces MGQSAEFGKFLKVMRARLSPEDAGAPDSSGSRRVPGLRREEVARLSGVSTDYYTRLEQGRNIHPSKAVLESVARALRLDAGEQAHMMDLLEHCASSAGNPGPAQKVRPALRQLLDAVGDVPAMVLGRRADVLAGNRMAHLLFTDFPSLPAAERNLTRWIILDPAAKDLFRDWKTVAAEAVGALRMDVGRHPNDPQTNQLVGELAVHSEHFRQWWAGHRVASRSAGTVRLHHAIVGDLELNFETLSLPDDPDQLLRVYSAKVGSASSDALTLLSSFGEVGAEPVSAPEPARRDDS
- a CDS encoding dodecin, encoding MADHTYSVSEIVGTSSEGVDAAVRNGIAAAAQTLRNLDWFEVKEIRGHLEDGAIADWQVTIKLGFRLER
- a CDS encoding universal stress protein; amino-acid sequence: MSEVIVVGVDSSETAKRAAVAAAKLATALGAELHVISGFSDDRIEEFGSGSDRITVSSADSAEYVARKVSEELDVPSGNIKYFAARGTPANALINYAETNNASLIVVGNKRMKGIGRVLGSIANSVAHGAPCDVYIVNTDVDA
- a CDS encoding FadR/GntR family transcriptional regulator is translated as MARKSLVGVVADELLDRIIAGEFPPGTIVPGELELSARHEVSRMTVREAMKTLEAQRILSVERGRGTFVNPLNQWASLEAVLRAASEGTKDAAAAVQLIELRRMLETGACELAAERISDDELITLKEHVEKMHSAHEVNDVAAFVEADLAFHDVILHASGNVFVAVLFEPLHRVLEARRAQTSAFPEIQEHAIGHHRKIAAALESRNPQEARLAMDAHMQQTLDDLKTYVLEAKPN
- a CDS encoding alpha/beta hydrolase; translation: MANSVVPIPFIDVRSPADTAGDQLPAVLIHGWASGSVYWQPLAKLLLDAGREVWILDLPGYHPGEQLPTDFEWTLDSAAASVAAAVQARTDGPVHVVGHSMGGSVSLTLAAKHPGLVATVTLVGMVPAPPNEAFKNLLLSQLEQGFFDADTKLKLMNAWYGQLSAEDMERLSKGFDTPFPILAASAWAATTGVEPSVPARVHAPLLVLAGTGDRVRSLEQMTAFVEASPTRSLKAIPNAGHNVHWEQPDECAKTLHEFWKESWPPPA
- a CDS encoding four-carbon acid sugar kinase family protein, giving the protein MTLEADVLAAFPAEVQIPAQLVADAVAASSATSPRVLVVLDDDPTGTQSVADLAVLTRWDVADFTWAFTHIRENQTKPAVYVLTNTRSLDPAEAAARNEEIVRNALAAAAGKVSLGFVSRSDSTLRGHYPLEPDVIAATVAAETGEVTDGVVIVPAFPDAGRVTIGGVHYMRGDAGTLTPVAETEFAKDASFGFANSEMAKYVEEKSQGRFPASDVIVLDLNTIRAGASAQEPAISAKAIADAIESATNSTPIVADIVTENDFRALALGLEEAERRGKKLLYRVGPPFVRGRIGQEIRTALTSEEAYAGNTPSTAGGLIVVGSHVGVTTRQLNALTAAHSSARTIEIDVERLVAETHTAAEADAYIATVVSDVVDALHQGDVIVHTSRLLIKTDDAAASLKIARTVSAAVVAVVNRTLKTFPPRFVIAKGGITSSDVAAHGLEIRHAIVRGPMLPGIVSLWEPVDGPAKGIPYIVFAGNVGDDQSLAQVTRKLSATF